The window TAATCTGACTGTTCACAACGTCTCAACATGATAGAAaaattttgctttaaatgtgATCATTTACCTTCAACTTAGGTAATAAAATTTTATATGTAATTGAAATACTTAAATGCATAATATGCAGCAATGCCgtgaaaagaacaaagacagtgTAAAGGCTCATACAAAAGTAATTTCTGTCAGCCGTCACTAGAAGTGTGTGCTGATGTCTGCCCTCTGCCTGcatttccttattttctcaATACTTTGCTGTGTCGGGACGTTTCCGGGTGTCGGCCTTTGCGCAGCAGCCAATAGCGGTTAAGCCTTTAAACATGAAGCCGCCATGTTTGCTGTCGTCGTGTCTGTTTGGGcgtctttatttgtcatttataaCGAAAGCCCCGTGAAgaggaaaataatgttttatttctctgattcactgctgctCGCTCCTTTTCTCTCCCCGGAGCTTTGAGCCAGCTTCAAATTACGTACTTTTACAAACGGCGACTGAAATATGATGCTACATATTATGCTTTTTAAAGTTTTGGGCGTAATTATTTTTCCTTGAGTGTATAAGCTGCTGATCTGTTCCAAGTGAATTATGAATGAAGGAAGCAGATGCAGCTTGGTGAGGTGCTTCAGATTAATATCAaagatgtgtgtttgcttaGCTGTGTCCATATGTACGtgaacaacacagagaaaaaaaacaaaaaaacaaacaaaaaaatactgaaactgttttcagtgctAATGTAGAGTTGTTTGACCTTTTTGTGACCTTAACTAAGAATGCTTTTGATCGTTTAAATGTAACCGCTGTTTTTTAGACACGTGGGAAAGACATTTCGCGACCACCGTGTTGGGGGGAGGGGTTGAATCCTGGCGGGCATGTGAATACCTCGTGACTACCACTGGTCTATCTATGCATTATCAGCGGAAGGATACGTAAAGTCGACGTGTGTTTGATGAAACGGCTCTCTGACGGAGGGCTTTGCTCCAACATCCTGGGCCTCCCACTTCTCAGGGTGCCATAACAGTAGCTGTAACATCCGCCATCCTGACCTCCACTGTCTGAAACATGGCTGCGACTCGAGGGTCCACCTCCACCTGCCCTCTTTGTCCGGTCTGTTCATGCTGTGAGAGCTGATTGGACAGAGGGGAGGATGAAGGTGGAGTATTTCTCTGCAAACCCATGTAACAGGCGTGGTACTCGGCCAGAGAAATtggtctttgtctttttttgtctgttatgttaaatgaaaaaaaaaagatgtatgaTTACAtctctaacaaaacaaaattgattttttttaaacatgacGCAGGTGCCGGATAGCCTGTTAATGACCTGTTTATAACGGATAACCTGTATTGTTATATTCTGATTATTCTGATTACTGTTATTCTGTGGATCCTAATAACGACTCTGGTCTACGTGTACAGATAGAGACGAGCCCTCTCCTTCAGGGTGAAGGGAGCTTTCTGGAGAGTCTGTCTGTTATCGTCTCTTCATATCTGCAATGTCATGACACCTTTCAGACCGACAACAGAGCGAGTTTGGCTCCATCTAGTGGAGGTCCATGTGCACTGTGGCCATACTGCAGGCGAATGAGAAGTAATACTGTCCATGCCAATTTGCAGTTATTCTCCAGGGTTGGTTATTTATATTTCCAgatcatgtatgtgtgtatgacgtgtgtgtgtgtgtgtatgagctcTCCTGTAGGACCCATACAAGCATGAACTCTGTATGTTGTCGAATTCACTTTGTCCCTTTGCACTGACGGGGTGCTGATTGCGTCCCCCGGAGGGCCTCGTCGTCCGGTCTGTGTTGTTGCACAGACACACGGTTTGTTCCTGTGCTGTAGTTCACTCATTAGTGTCCTGAGTAACAGACAGGCTCTCACACTCCTCAGTCTCCAGCAACGATTGTGCAATAAACTGAAGtctatatttttaaaaaggtcTTTTCCGTGTTTCTTTGATTGCTGTGAGTGCGTGTGTCAGTCTAATGTTGTGCGTTTGTGAGGCACAGTTAATGTTGATGGGGCAAAATGACTTGAAAGTTTAGCACATTTGGTCTAAAACCCCTTTTCCCCTTTTTCAACGATGACTTGTTAAAGTTTACTTCCGTACGCACGCTTGAACACTTTCTGTGATGATTGAGTGGGTTCGAGACTCTTTTTGGGCTCCTTAGTCAGGATCAGATGTCCTCAGAATAACAGAAGCAAAATCCTCTGAGGTGAGGACAACAGTCAGGAGCAGAGCCATTAGTGTAAGAAAAGGTCATTTAAAGCTTCTAGCTTAGGGTTATGGCCTCAAAGTTAACAAATAGGGTTTAGTTTTGGTATCAGTTagttaatgtttaaatgtcTGCTGGATTAGTAAGATTAGGATATGAGAAACAAATCGATATGAGGTCCTCACAAATACTTAGTAAAAGTTAGAATTTGGGTTTGGGTTACATCAAATGAGGGTCCTCACAAGTATAGAAGTATTGAATGacctcacaaagacagaaagatgaatTAAAGTAGAACTTGCTATAGAAATTGCACACGTTGCAGTAGAGGCTGAGATCCTGACTCGTGGTCCCTGATGTGGGTCAGATGTCAGATGAACCCCCGGTCCTAcgtttcccatgatgcaactcAATAGTGTCTTTGATCAGGTCCTCCCTGACTCGTATACGCCCACATCTTTCAAGCTCGACGTCCTCAGTATGCAAAGCAGGTGTGTCCCTAAAGTCATTTTTCTCAGATAAAGTTAAGTGCAGCTTCAGAAGACTTCAGTCAGCTGTTTTTACAGGCTGAGGAGGACGAGCCATGACCAGCAAGGTGAGcttcatgtgtaaaattgtTGGCATGGCCCTTTAAGTTGTGTTTTGTATAAGAAAAGGTGAGTGTGAAAGTGCAATACTGAGGTTGCAGTGAAGGCTGCACATCCTTGGAGCTGCTTCAGCACTCGAGGTGATAACGTTTAACCCTTCAAAGATCACCGCACCTTTCAGAAATGCACCGACTGTGATCGTTTAAAGACACCTGGGCCACAGTGGCCTCAATGTGCTGCATTCATCTGCTGGCACCTGAGGCCTGAACTCCACAAGTAAGTAATTATGTCTCGTCCTGACGTTTTTAATCTTATTGCAATCTTACATAAAGATTTCAGAAAACCTGcactctcttctccttcttgttgTCCTCTGCAGTATTTCAACCCCAAAAAATGTCACCGGAGACACCTCCCACTTCCACCAGCATTTGAAAGTCACTTCCTCCATGTGATGTACTTGAACCTACATTCCCCTCTGAGTCCTCATTCTGCTGGCAGGGTGTCTGCTGCACCGCTGAAACTCCTCGAGCCGAATCGCCCCCGCGCGACTCCCAGGTAGGCCTGCAGCATCGGCCTGCACTTTGTCACACAGCCTGACCTGCAGTTCATCCCAGGAGGTGTAATTTGATCTGTAATAGATATATTTATTATCATATAACGTGTGAATAGCAGGTAAAGCTAATGGGTCATTCATCGATTTGAATTCAGCATCTTCATGTTCCACATGAGTTTCTCCTGTTTCAAGTTAGTGAAttgtttcctgctgtgtgcCAAGCGATGTTTTCCATCACAGCACAGATAGAGACACGGTGGTGGAGAGGGAGATTATTGACATGCATCTGGGCTCCTGATAAAATTACAGCTCGCTCTGTAAAGGATTATTAAATTAGGTGCACAACAGCCAGAGATCTTGTGATGCACATGCAGCAAAACGGTCGTACGCCTCAGAGTCTGAGCTTAGGCGCGGCTGCAGATTTCAGGAAGTAGAATCTACAAATGGAGGTAAAGCACAacatattcagtgtttctgaTTGATGGCTGCGCTGCTAAGTGGTGtgagctttgtttgtttgtttcgcAGCTGGTTTTGAGTGGGATCGGACATGCTTTGTGCCACGACACAAATCTCATGACTCGTTCAGTTTTTTGGCGCCGGCCAAAGAGGACTTTACTGTATGAATTTGAACTTTTCCAGTGTGTTTAAATCAGTGagagtctgagtgtgtgtgtgtgaaaagacaaatttggtgagagagagggaggctggTGGTTTTGCTGCTCAGTCTGAAGGATGTGGtgtaactgctgctgcttttggcAACTCAGCTGCCAGTTTGGGCAAACGGCATGTGCAGCTCAACCGATGAGGACGAGCATCTTTTTTGTAATGCCTATAAGGTCTTCACGCTGTTGTCTTGTACAATTGCATTCAGTGTGCACAGTTATTTAAGTAACACAGAGAATCCCAATTAGGCGGAAGAGAGAAGGGGGCAGAGTAGCAGccacagacagaggaagcagTTGTGAAAGCTtttgcttcctctttttctgttttttttttccaagctgtCCTCTGTGGTATCGGCAGCTTTGtgtctgtcatttcatttccacatgAACACTAGTAGCATAAACGTAAAGAGAATCATCGCAGGTAGATCTTTTTGGCACCTTACATGCATTCAAATGATCTTTGTGTCAGGTTTTGCTGCAGGCTTTGTGCTCACATAAAAGTCTGTCCTTTTTCACCCTGAGCCTGTCCTCATGTATTTGTCTCCAGTTCACCATGTCCAGGAAGGTTGTGAGGACCAGTAAGTTCCGTCACGTCTTTGGTCAGGCTGTGAAAGCGGACCAGTGCTACGATGACATCCGAATCTCCCAGATGACATGGGACAGCAACTTCTGCTCTGTTAACCCCAAATTTGTGGCCATGATTGTGGATGCCAGCGGTGGAGGATCCTTCATCGTGCTGCCCCTGAACAAGGTGGGTCAAAGAAACACCCTGCTTGTCTTGTCTCTTTACATAATACCATTTTTGGATTTGTTACATCTTTAAAAAATTTGCATGCTGCCAGCCGCCATCACATTTTCAGCTGAATAAGGAAGTTTGATGCTTTGAGTCTTTGTACACGTCACTCGTGCTGCTGTCGAGAAGTTTTCACCATATTAGGAGTTTGTTGTCAGTTCAGGCAGGGCAGGATGTGGGCTCAGCTCGGCGATTCTGCTCTCACTCATGGAGTACATTAGGAGGCTTAAAACATCTTTATTGCATTTTATGAGCCTGAAAAAGGTGCAGACCTTGTGGCCTTCTTTGCAGTCATCTGATCATCTGAATTTGTCAAACATGAACTCGGTGAAGCTTCTCTTAGGATCGCCTGCGTGTTCCCTCGGGCTTGTGAATTTAAAATACATGATGCATCTGCAGGCGTTGAAAAGTCTTGAAGCACTGAATTCAAAAAGAgcctcaggttttttttttgtctttcacacGTGGCTTGAGGCTGCTCAGAAACCGTGAAACGAGCACATGCGAGGCTGCTTAATTCATTTTTGCTGAGCCCGACCTGTTGCCACTGCCGGCTAAAGCAGCCAGGAAGCTCAACAACTCATAATGAGCAAGCAGATATTTTGCAAAACCTTGAATGAGTTATCTGATTTCATTCATTGTATCATTAGGAAATATTCTTAGATGTTGCTGGgaaatactgacaaaaatgtCATCAATAATTCAGCTCTTTCCTTCTGGTTTTCCATCCTTCTTTCATCCTCTGGCCAGAGTGCTCATGAAGCTCGGTGGAGACGTGTAAATACTCATGGTGCATTTGGATAAATGCTGGTGCTATCGCGTTCGTCTCATCTTGCTTTAAGGATAAATAACTCGTTCGGTGTTTTTGCCCGTGTTCATAAACTAACCTCAGAAACTTGGCGAGCTGAAAAAGTGCTCTGAGAGTAAATGAATTTTTCAGTCAAAGAgctaaaagacaaaatgaatcGTCATGATGCCCTGGGTCAGCCATGGAAGGAGCTCCAGAGGAACCCTGGCATTTCAGCTCTGGTCTCCTCTCTAACCCGGTCACTGTAGGCGTTAAGGAGTAATTGGAGGCAGACCTGTGAAATCAGCTGACTGTCAGCTTCCAGCCTCACCTGAGTTTCACCTTCTCCTcttgatgtttctctctctctgcagacagGACGTATCGACATGTCCTACCCCACCGTGTGCGGCCACACGGGACCGGTCCTGGACATCGAGTTCTGTCCTCACAATGACAACATCATCGCCAGTGGCTCAGAGGACTGCAGTGTCATGGTAGGCGGCGTTACTAAGAGACAGAGTGTGTCAGTTTGGTCTTTTAGAAATGACATGACATTGTGCTGTAATGTTAATCTGTCATGTGTGCACATTCACTACATTGTTAGATTTGGGAGATCCCAGACGGCGGGCTGATCTCGCCACTCACAGACCCCGTCGTCAAGCTGGAGGGCCACTCCAAGCGTGTGGGCATCCTGAGCTGGCACCCCACCGCCCACAATGTGCTGATGAGTGCAGGTACACCCTGATAGACGCCATGCTGCACTGGGTCTGACGCACAGAGACTGAGAGTTCCTGTTCACAGATGTAGCTTGTGCATTAGAGGAACCGGTTTGAGTGCACAACATAACACAGATGTAACGTTGAATGAGACACATTTGTAGAACAGGAAGTTCTCACAACCTCCACCCACTTTCCTGCACTCTGAACGCTGATCAGCACTCTGGCTTAAGATTTTGAACGCTGCTGTGAACAGCCATTTGGCACGTGATGCTTAAGAGTGACGTTGCACACTGTGCTGTGAAACTGCAGCTCCCTAAAGCCTGGTGTTAATTTACCTGACGTTTTAGGTTTAGGGTTTAGGCCACAACTGCCTACCGAGCTGAATGTGATACTGATGTTAAATCTCACACGTTGAATGTTGAAAGTTCACGGCATTGCCAGGATACTTTAAAGGATACCTGAATGATTTTAGTTGCGGTTGAGACTCGGACTGGACAACATGGTTCAGGATGATGGGCTCATGATTTCAACAGAAGATGCAGTGGGATAAACAATAACTGAAGCTCTGATTCCTGCTCGTAGATGGTACAAGCCTTTGatttatgtttgcttttgagTCTGGGATAAATGATTATTGCGATATATTCCTAGTGTAGGTTAGGTTTATTTGTGATGCAGGGATCAGCTCTGTCGAGACTTGTTCACTGGattttgaaaaaataagaaagaagcTCAggattctgtttgtgtttgtcttcttgtctgcGAAGCTGTGGCAGCTGTTGTTTACTCCAAACACTTCACGTGTATCAGAGCAGCTTTTCCCCGAAAAAAAGCCCCACAAAacttttattaaatttgttAAATCACTCATGACAGTCAGTgatcaaaactttaaaaaaggtgcttgtaattaaaaaaactaTGCAGAATGACCCTTTATGGCCTTCCAGTGAGCCGCAGTGAAGCCTCTTAGCTCTGCTGTCTCGCGTTGTGTCCCTGCAGCCTGCGATAATGTGGTCATCCTGTGGAACGTGGCTTGCGGGGAGGCCGTCGTGAGGATCGACAGCGTGCACACCGACCTCATCTACAGCGCCTGCTGGAACAGGGACGGCTCCAGGATCCTCACCTCCTGCAAAGACAAGACCATGCGGGTGCTGGACCCACGCAAGGGCACCGTCCTCATCGTAGGTTTACCTCCTGCTTCCTGTCCCCATCCCTGCAGCGCTGCAGTTACTTTTCTCTCATTCGACTTGGTGATCAGGGCTCGTTCTCTTGATTGATTAGACTCACTGATTAAATGACAAAGTGATTGTTTCCGGTTTTGGAAGGCTGTAGACGTTCTGGTTTCAGTCATTTGTGAATGAGATTAAAGTTTAACGATAAAGGGATAAAATACTGTTTACTCTCAGGCTTTTTACTTAACAGATTTGTGcgattttttcagatttttttcagtgcaaaacTGTAGCAATTTGATTTTATATTCTTGACTTGTGAGTCCAAAATGGAACATTTGTAATTAGCACATTCATCTAATGTGTAATCAGTAATTTATTCACTTATGTgcgtttttattttcagctctaACACACGataataatgagaagaaaagcaaatgcattttcttgctgttgaatcattttaaaaatgagtaATTTGTCCAAATCGCTGCCTGTaactcctccatctctgctccacccacaggagaaggagaagccTCATGAGGGCTCCCGGCCTGTCAGGGCCGTGTTCATGTCCGACGGGAAGATCCTCAGTACGGGCTTCAGCCGCATGAGCGAGAGACAGGTGGCGCTGTGGGACCCGGTGAGTGTCAACAACCTGCTGTGTTCAACTCTCACAGTCACTCCAGTCTCAGGTGGAAAACCTTCTCACAAGATTCAAGACCCTGATTCTTGAAACAGGTTTTCAGATCTTTAGTATTCCTCTGTGAGGTGAAATATCCACGGCGTAAAAACGTAATTTTTCAGTTGAGGGCTCTTAAAACTTAAGTTGATGTGCTATGATGAGGTATCAAAGAGGTCTTTATGTTGGACCCGTTGTGCCTCATAAGAAAACAGACTTTCAAGGCCTGTACTGgcctgtactgtatgtatgaaGGCATAAATAGTACTGGACgtgtttttgatttgaaaagtctAACCGTGCTCGGTGTTTGTGTGCTGGAGGTTTTAACTTGTTCACACACGCGTTAAGCTAACATTAACGGTGAGTGTGGAGAAACTTTCCTCCGCCAGCGGCCGTCTGCTTTCAAATGACCACGAGAACAAAACAATAAGCCTGAAGACACTTTCAGACAGCTAAACTGCATAAAAACCTTGACGGATTTTTTGTggtattttcaaaatgttagtAATTTGTCACTATGGAGTTGACTTACTGTATTTACAACACTGTGGTTTCACAACCGCCAGCTTACGGCACGAGGACGTCGACGTTCTGCAATATCCCACAATAATCTCA of the Scatophagus argus isolate fScaArg1 chromosome 16, fScaArg1.pri, whole genome shotgun sequence genome contains:
- the coro1a gene encoding coronin-1A, with amino-acid sequence MSRKVVRTSKFRHVFGQAVKADQCYDDIRISQMTWDSNFCSVNPKFVAMIVDASGGGSFIVLPLNKTGRIDMSYPTVCGHTGPVLDIEFCPHNDNIIASGSEDCSVMIWEIPDGGLISPLTDPVVKLEGHSKRVGILSWHPTAHNVLMSAACDNVVILWNVACGEAVVRIDSVHTDLIYSACWNRDGSRILTSCKDKTMRVLDPRKGTVLIEKEKPHEGSRPVRAVFMSDGKILSTGFSRMSERQVALWDPKNFGEPLTLQELDTSSGVLLPFYDPDTGIVYLCGKGDSSIRYFEVTDEAPYVHYLSMFSSKESQKGMGYMPKRGLEVNKCEIARFYKLHERKCEPIVMTVPRKSDLFQEDLYPDTIGPEPSVEADEWFQGKEAPPNLISLKDGFVATTKAKEFKVHKSLLKTTTASAGNQQDSSGEVQSLRKEVKELRAAMEELTKRVKELESK